A genomic region of Arachis hypogaea cultivar Tifrunner chromosome 5, arahy.Tifrunner.gnm2.J5K5, whole genome shotgun sequence contains the following coding sequences:
- the LOC112799971 gene encoding probable mannitol dehydrogenase gives MASQQPEFEHPRKAFGWAARDTSGFLSPFNFSRRETGEKDVAFKVLYCGICHSDLHMVKNEWGNAIYPMVPGHEVAGVVTEVGSKVQKYKVGDKVGVGCMVESCRTCQNCVEDLENYCPKNIFTYGAKYIDGTITYGGYSDSMVVDEHFVIRIPEALPLAAAAPLLCAGITVYSPLRYYGLDKPGLHVGVVGLGGLGHMAVKFAKAFGAKVTVISTSPNKKDEAINILGADSFLLSRDQDQIQAAMETLDGIIDTVSAVHPLVSLIGLLKSHGKLVMVGGPEKPLELPIFPLLKGRKIVAGSLIGGLKETQEMINFAAKHNVKPEIEVIAIDYVNTAMERLAKADVKYRFVIDIGNTLKPTS, from the exons ATGGCATCACAGCAACCTGAATTTGAGCATCCTAGGAAGGCATTTGGATGGGCAGCTAGGGATACTTCTGGTTTTctctctcctttcaatttctcTAGAAG GGAAACAGGAGAGAAAGACGTGGCATTCAAAGTGTTATACTGCGGAATATGCCACTCAGACCTGCACATGGTAAAAAACGAGTGGGGCAATGCCATATATCCTATGGTCCCTGG GCACGAAGTAGCTGGCGTAGTGACAGAAGTGGGAAGCAAAGTACAAAAATATAAAGTTGGGGACAAAGTGGGTGTGGGATGCATGGTTGAATCATGCCGCACTTGCCAAAACTGTGTAGAAGATCTTGAGAATTATtgcccaaaaaatatttttacatatggTGCCAAATACATTGATGGTACTATCACATATGGAGGCTACTCTGATTCAATGGTTGTTGATGAACACTTTGTGATTCGCATTCCCGAAGCATTGCCTCTTGCTGCTGCTGCTCCTCTCCTTTGTGCTGGGATCACAGTTTATAGCCCACTTAGATATTATGGGCTTGATAAGCCTGGTTTGCATGTGGGTGTTGTTGGGCTTGGTGGGCTGGGCCATATGGCAGTCAAGTTTGCTAAAGCTTTTGGAGCTAAGGTTACCGTCATCAGTACATCACCTAATAAAAAGGACGAAGCAATAAACATTTTGGGCGCTGATTCATTTTTGTTAAGTCGTGACCAAGATCAAATCCAG GCCGCAATGGAAACCTTGGATGGTATTATCGACACAGTATCTGCTGTTCATCCCCTGGTATCTCTTATTGGTTTGCTGAAGTCTCATGGAAAATTAGTAATGGTTGGAGGACCAGAAAAGCCTTTAGAACTACCAATCTTTCCTTTGCTTAAGG GGAGAAAAATCGTAGCCGGTAGTCTGATTGGAGGGTTGAAGGAAACACAAGAAATGATTAATTTTGCTGCTAAACACAATGTGAAGCCTGAGATTGAAGTTATTGCGATTGATTATGTGAACACTGCAATGGAACGCCTCGCCAAAGCTGATGTGAAGTATCGATTTGTGATTGATATTGGAAACACACTCAAGCCAACCTCTTAA